The nucleotide window ATATAGTGATGAATTTGATAGAAAAGGATATGCTAGAATCAGTATATCAGGTAGAGATTTTAATATAAGTAATAAGTTTTTTAGGGAAATAAAAAATGAACCTATAGAAACTATGGTTCAAGACTTTAATAAATCAATTATTATATTTCATTCAGATGTTGATAGAGTTGTAAATTACAAACATGGGTTAAAGTTATTTGAAAACATTAATTCTCATAAAAATTTTATAACTCTAAAAAATGTTAATCATTTAGTAAGTGAAAGAAAGGATGCCTATTATATAGGAAATATATTAAGTAATTGGTTCCATAATATTTAAATAAAAAGAACTAAATTCAACAATTGTTGAATTTAGTTCTTTTTATTTTTTATTTCTTTCTGTATTTCTTTCAATGCTTTTTTTGAACCTCTTTTAATATCTCTTTTCAATTTTCTATCTTCATATGAAGTAAATAATGAGCTTAAATCATAATTATCTGGATACAATAATTCTCTTCTAGTTACAAGTTTTACTCTTTTAATATTTATTGATAAAAAATCATTATCTTTCATTATTTCTATGTTATTATATTTGTCTCTCTCATTATATACAATAGCATATTCACCTGTTTCAATAATTTGAATCTTGTCTCCTACATTCAATTTTAGATACTTATCTTTATTTAAATCTGTTTGTTCTATTATATTTTTTCTTCTAATTTTACTTTTTTTTATAATATCATAATTATATTTTTTATTTTCTATATATAATTTGGCTTTATCTAGTACAGATTTTTTAATACCCATTTTTCTTGATATCCATAATGCATTACTTTCTCCACCTTCTCCTATTACCATTTCATATAATGGCTCAAGTGACTCAGGATTAAATTTCATATAAGCATTCTGAAAATCAATATGCTCTTCAGCATAATTTTTAATCTCACCATAATGAGTAGTAGCTATAGTTATAGAACCCATCTTATATAATTCTTCTAATATAGCTATAGCGAGTCCTGCTCCTTCATTTGGTTCTGTTCCTGTGCCAATTTCGTCAAATAAAATTAAAGATGAATTATTTGCCTTATTCATTATGCTTGATATATTTTTCATATGAGATGAAAAAGTACTTAATGCATTTTTGATACTTTGATTATCACCTATATCTACTAAAATGTTTTCAAAAATTGATATTTCAGTGCCCTCTTTAGCTTTTATATGAAATCCTGATTGTACTGCCAATGTCAAAAGACCTATTGTTTTTAAAGATACTGTTTTTCCACCTGCATTAGGTCCTGTTATAACTAAAGATCTATAGTCTTTTCCTATATTAAAATTTAATGGTACAGGACTTTCTAGTAATGGATGTTCTCCATTTATTATATTTATATATCCATAAGAATTAATTTTTGGTTCTATTCCTCTTGTACTTCTACTATATTTTGCTTTAGCAAATATCATATCATATTGGGATATTAATTCTATATTAATATTTATAGGTTTAATTTTCTCATATATTAATCCAGTTAAAAATGCTAATATTTGATATTCTTCTAACTTTTCTTCATATCTTAAACTATTTAATTCATTATTTAATTTAGAAACTGAACTAGGTTCTATAAATACTGTTGTTCCTTTAGTGGATATATCTACAACTTCACCTTCTATATTATTTTTATAAGAAGATTTAATAGGAATTACATATTTATCATTCCTATTACTTATATAAAATTCTTGAATATACTTTTTATATTTTTGAGATGTCAAAAACTTGTTTAGTTTTTCTTGTATTTTATCATCAATATTTTCAATTTTTCTTCTTATTTTCTTTAATTCTTTACTAGCAGAAGAATCAACTCTATTATTTTTGATTGATTTATTTATTTCTTCTTCAATATCTCTAAATTCAGTTAAGGATAAAGCATATTCACTTAATGTAGGTGCATAAAAATTATAATCCAGCATGAATTTTTTAATTCTTCTACATCCTCGAAAAAAATCAGATGTCTTAATAATTTCATTAGGATCTAGTTGGCCAACTTTTTCTACCTTATCAATCAAATATTTAATATCATATATACCATCAAAGGGTATATGATTAGAATAATTTAATATACTCTTTGCCTCAGTAGTTTCTTTTTGCCTCTTTTTAATTGAGTTAATATTAGTATAAGGCTTTAAATTATCAATTAATTCCTTTCCTAAGCCACTTATACAATAGTCTTTTATCTTTTCTTTTAATCGATTATATTCTAATACTTCAAATGTATTATTATTCAATTTTATTTCCTCCTATATTTATAAGTTATCTTTAAAATAGGACAACTTAATAAATAAGGATACGTTAATTTTAGTTAAACGAACTTATTTATTAAGTTGCCTAACTACCACACTTAACAAATCATTATTTTTAAACATAAAACATTCTCCTTATCAACATATTTGTATATAATATTATCTCATGATTTATAGCTAATTATCAAGACAAATTAACTTTATTTTAATTCAACTTTATGCATTCGATAAATTGTCAATGATATTAATATAATCATATATATAATTGTAAATAATATGGAATTAATTAAAGAGTCGCTATAATCTCCAACTAATATACTTGATTGTTTAACTAAATAATATGGAGTAAATTTTACTGCCTTTTCTATAATACCTATTGTTGGAATTAGATATATAATACTTAAACTAAATATCCCAGCTAGTATACCTTTCTTAAATAAACTACTAGTGAATAATATTAAGCTTAAATTAAATAAAAAATACATTGAAAGTATAATAATACTTTTAGATACTCTTAAGATACTTATTGTTTCATCAGGAAATAGTAATTTTGAATAGTAATAATTAATACTAAATGCTATAAAAGTTATTATAATTATAGCTATACTATAAACAACATATTTTGCTAAAACTATTCCTGTAATATTCGCTTTATTTGAATAAGGTATTATAAGGGTCTTATTTTTAATTTCTTCAGATAGTAAACCCATTAATGTCAATACTAAAACTAAATTTCCAATTTGAAATAAATTCGACATATAACTTTGTATTGCGCCTACTTGATTATAATTTGTAAGCTGTGATAAATCTAAACCTGGAGCTTGACTTTCTAATATATTTGGTAATAATTTCAACATTAATGGGTCTAATAAAGCAAATATTATAAACCCTAAAGCTAATATTAAAAATTTATAGTTTCTTATTCCTTCCATTATTTCTTTTTTAAAATAAGATATAAAACTATTCATTTTCACTCACCACCTGAATAAATATATCTTCCAAATTTCTCCTTCTCAAATTAACAGATAATATAGACTCATCTATTTCTAACAATGTTTGTAGTATATATCTGCTATCAATTTCTCTATCTACAAATAGATTCATAGTATTATTTTTAAATTTAACTTCTTTAATCCAACTTTTATCTAACTTTTTTATTTTATCTGCTTCTACTTCATTTTTAAATTCTATATCATATATTGGTTGTAAATATCTCTTTTTTAATTTTTGTAACCTTTCTTCTAATATTATTTTACCCCCATGTAAAATTCCTACTGTATCACAGACTCTTTCTATGTCACTTAATATATGAGTCGATAAAAATACTGTAATATCTAACTTTTTAAGGTTTTCTATTATGTCTATTACATCTTTTCTACCCATTGGATCTAAAGCAGATGATGGTTCATCTAATAATAGAACTTTAGGATTATTATACATAGAAACAGCAATTCCTAATCGTTGTTTCATCCCTCTAGAATATCCTCCGATTTTTTTATTTATACTTTTATCAAGTTTTACTAAAGATATTAATTCCTTATTTTTAGTATTTATTTGATTTTTGTCATAACCTAAGATCTTCCCTATAAAATTAAGGTATTCTTTAGCTGTCATGTAAGGATAAAACTTAGGTTCCTCAGGTAAATAACCTATAGTCCCTTTTAAC belongs to Senegalia massiliensis and includes:
- a CDS encoding endonuclease MutS2 → MNNNTFEVLEYNRLKEKIKDYCISGLGKELIDNLKPYTNINSIKKRQKETTEAKSILNYSNHIPFDGIYDIKYLIDKVEKVGQLDPNEIIKTSDFFRGCRRIKKFMLDYNFYAPTLSEYALSLTEFRDIEEEINKSIKNNRVDSSASKELKKIRRKIENIDDKIQEKLNKFLTSQKYKKYIQEFYISNRNDKYVIPIKSSYKNNIEGEVVDISTKGTTVFIEPSSVSKLNNELNSLRYEEKLEEYQILAFLTGLIYEKIKPININIELISQYDMIFAKAKYSRSTRGIEPKINSYGYINIINGEHPLLESPVPLNFNIGKDYRSLVITGPNAGGKTVSLKTIGLLTLAVQSGFHIKAKEGTEISIFENILVDIGDNQSIKNALSTFSSHMKNISSIMNKANNSSLILFDEIGTGTEPNEGAGLAIAILEELYKMGSITIATTHYGEIKNYAEEHIDFQNAYMKFNPESLEPLYEMVIGEGGESNALWISRKMGIKKSVLDKAKLYIENKKYNYDIIKKSKIRRKNIIEQTDLNKDKYLKLNVGDKIQIIETGEYAIVYNERDKYNNIEIMKDNDFLSINIKRVKLVTRRELLYPDNYDLSSLFTSYEDRKLKRDIKRGSKKALKEIQKEIKNKKN
- a CDS encoding ABC transporter permease — encoded protein: MNSFISYFKKEIMEGIRNYKFLILALGFIIFALLDPLMLKLLPNILESQAPGLDLSQLTNYNQVGAIQSYMSNLFQIGNLVLVLTLMGLLSEEIKNKTLIIPYSNKANITGIVLAKYVVYSIAIIIITFIAFSINYYYSKLLFPDETISILRVSKSIIILSMYFLFNLSLILFTSSLFKKGILAGIFSLSIIYLIPTIGIIEKAVKFTPYYLVKQSSILVGDYSDSLINSILFTIIYMIILISLTIYRMHKVELK
- a CDS encoding ABC transporter ATP-binding protein, whose translation is MIIDVRSLIKNYGENKVLKGVDFKVKKGEVYGFLGHNGSGKTTTMNILAGIIGYNDGDIKINDLDMIKNKEKLKGTIGYLPEEPKFYPYMTAKEYLNFIGKILGYDKNQINTKNKELISLVKLDKSINKKIGGYSRGMKQRLGIAVSMYNNPKVLLLDEPSSALDPMGRKDVIDIIENLKKLDITVFLSTHILSDIERVCDTVGILHGGKIILEERLQKLKKRYLQPIYDIEFKNEVEADKIKKLDKSWIKEVKFKNNTMNLFVDREIDSRYILQTLLEIDESILSVNLRRRNLEDIFIQVVSENE